A window from Lates calcarifer isolate ASB-BC8 linkage group LG7_2, TLL_Latcal_v3, whole genome shotgun sequence encodes these proteins:
- the dzip1 gene encoding cilium assembly protein DZIP1 isoform X2, with the protein MPFHDRVYYPYTSDTQGTHSSAGIPSLLNSPLSQHSVNGHSVPAAGMTPSSGASTFLPFKFRPRRESVDWRRINAVDIDLVVSQLDVDILQEHISMVTFCSLDGERCQRCQSPVDPALVKLLQLAQLTVEWLLHCQEFLTLNLRAAEERLAAGGREREQLLAQQNKQEEKVKALTNELKQRKKVIRTQQSLLAPRIISSQKCPHCDKSFLNSSFLQNHMQRRHPDEYEIQLRSDSEKKSQIESLKLEISNLKEQIVQQQQDLQAKIAQEKEQQSVHKAVLRELDRFKAEEMARMDRKIEDSRDGMRREMEFLYTRNIQALNEANQNQTAKHEKSVSPVQSQPERDVDIYKEMQIQAIQKLEYQMKKQDKKWESRLQEIKAQHESEKNQLLNELSRMQSSLSEHQEQSQRLQQEMGRRLQEKEQTIKAQREQIRNISSNPPTKVVEIPVMVSAPAPEPKPKRVVLEEPVFALNLDPIQELSEEEKDSSSISERRPVEKKPEPVPEKKQRATTSALKRNPNIKREMRPELEQAVIKKLENLGVKADQSGLKNKELTSMLAKVHSKRESVAKGMPDYWQHWEEIASTVDQKLGGQMRGSNPASESQARSRQSVQVLQIRPRSSSLPSRATQSGPAVKQPKTPQPAPRTKSTTQPKTSTPNTKTALRTFTTKTPPFSSDEDSEEEVTDMEEEQPQKQQRGKSPQSRLNQATSVQIKASKASPVQARQAAPRHSFSSNPQQFHGSVGVTKTAVTNMSDDDEDEWSEVSELQEIDPRQLQGYKDQNGNVDKRNFGKENKINVLARKMEKQFAERAVKKPAGGVSVLPERNDEVQDLTYTDLEESSEWVVSSLEDKQEMSKPAQGSGPLRKSLDSPSTSVWGTSTGKGPKSGLTEAGTGSTLKSSLCSLSDISDSEDISNKHSKHYS; encoded by the exons ATG CCATTTCACGACAGAGTCTACTACCCCTACACAAGTGACACCCAAGGGACCCACTCATCAGCAGGGATCCCGTCCCTCTTGAATTCCCCGCTCAGCCAGCACTCTGTAAACGGCCACTCTGTACCTGCAGCAGGCATGACTCCATCCAGCGGAGCCTCCACCTTTCTCCCCTTCAAGTTCCGTCCGCGAAGGGAGAGTGTGGACTGGCGGCGGATTAATGCAGTGGACATAGATCTGGTGGTGAGCCAGCTGGATGTGGACATTCTTCAGGAACACATCAGCATGGTGACCTTCTGCAGCCTGGACGGGGAGCGATGCCAGCGATGCCAGAGCCCCGTGGACCCGGCTCTGGTCAAGCTCCTGCAGCTGGCCCAGCTCACGGTGGAGTGGCTCCTCCACTGCCAGGAATTTCTTACCCTTAACCTGCGCGCGGCGGAGGAGAGACTGGCGGCTGGCGGCAGGGAGCGTGAGCAGCTGCTAGCTCAGCAGAacaagcaggaggagaaggtgaaggCGCTGACCAATGAGCTCAAGCAGAGGAAGAAGGTCATTCGCACCCAGCAGTCCCTGCTCGCACCTCGAATCATCAGCAGCCAGAAG tGTCCACATTGTGATAAATCCTTCCTCAATTCCTCCTTTCTCCAGAATCACATGCAGCGCCGACACCCTGATGAATATGAGATCC AGTTGCGATCAGACAGTGAAAAGAAATCTCAGATTGAAAGCCTCAAATTGGAGATCAGCAACCTGAAGGAACAGATTGTTCAACAGCAACAAGATCTGCAGGCCAAAATTGCTCAG GAAAAAGAGCAGCAGTCCGTGCACAAAGCTGtgctgagagaactggaccGTTTTAAGGCTGAGGAGATGGCTCGTATGGACAGAAAGATAGAAGACAGCAGGGATGGCATGCGCAGAGAGATGGAATTCCTCTACACCCGAAATATTCAAGCTCTCAAT GAGGcaaatcagaatcagacagCCAAGCATGAAAAATCGGTCAGTCCTGTTCAGTCACAGCCTGAGAGAGACGTGGACATCTACAAGGAGATGCAGATACAAGCCATCCAAAAGCTGGAATACCAGATGAAGAAACAG GATAAAAAGTGGGAATCCAGGCTACAAGAAATTAAGGCTCAACATGAGTCTGAAAAGAATCAG TTGCTGAATGAGCTGAGCAGAATGCAGTCATCTCTGTCCGAGCACCAGGAGCAAAGCcagaggctgcagcaggagatggggaggaggctgcaggagaAGGAGCAAACCATCaaggcacagagagagcag ATAAGGAATATTTCCTCAAATCCACCCACCAAAGTAGTGGAAATACCAG tgatgGTCAGTGCACCAGCACCAGAGCCAAAACCAAAGAGAGTTGTACTTG AGGAGCCAGTCTTTGCTCTTAACCTGGATCCTATACAGGAGCTGTcagaagaggagaaag ACTCGAGCAGCATCTCTGAGAGGAGGCCAGTGGAAAAGAAGCCTGAGCCTGTaccagagaagaaacagagggCGACCACCAGCGCTCTGAAAAGGAACCCCAACATCAAGAGAGAGATGCGACCAGAGCTTGAGCAGGCTGTTATTAAGAAGCTGGAGAACCTTGGGGTCAAGGCT gATCAGAGTGGTCTGAAGAATAAGGAGCTGACTTCCATGCTGGCCAAGGTGCATTCAAAGCGGGAGAGTGTTGCAAAGGGGATGCCTGACTACTGGCAGCACTGGGAGGAGATAGCCAGCACTGTGGACCAGAAGCTGGGCGGTCAGATGAGAGGCAGCAACCCTGCTTCAGAGTCACAGGCCAGATCCAGGCAGTCAGTTCAAG TGTTGCAGATCCGGCCCCGATCCAGTAGCCTTCCCTCCAGAGCCACCCAGTCTGGACCTGCAGTCAAACAGCCTAAGACCCCACAGCCAGCGCCAAGGACCAAGAGCACCACCCAACCCAAGACATCTACACCCAACACCAAGACTGCTCTGAGGACCTTCACAACCaa GACTCCTCCTTTCAGCTCAGATGAAGATTCTGAAGAAGAGGTcacagacatggaggaggaacagccccagaaacagcagaggggTAAATCACCACAGTCCAGACTGAACCAGGCGACCTCAGTCCAAATCAAAGCAAGCAAAGCCAGTCCGGTCCAGGCCAGGCAGGCTGCTCCCAGGCACTCATTCTCCTCCAACCCCCAGCAGTTCCACGGGTCAGTGGGTGTGACCAAGACGGCAGTCACAAATATGAGTGATGATGACGAGGACGAGTGGTCTGAAGTCAGTGAGCTGCAGGAGATTGACCCCAGACAGCTCCAGGGTTACAAAGACCAGAACGGCAACGTAGACAAGAGAAACTTTGGTAAAG AGAACAAAATCAATGTCCTGGCCAGAAAAATGGAGAAGCAGTTTGCAGAGAGAGCCGTAAAGAAACCAGCAGGGGGCGTCAGTGTTTTACCAGAGAGGAACGATGAGGTGCAGGACCTCACG tacaCAGATCTGGAGGAGAGCAGTGAGTGGGTGGTCTCCTCTTTAgaggacaaacaggaaatgtctAAACCAGCTCAGGGCTCTGGACCACTGAGGAAGAGTCTGGACTCACCCAGCACCAGTGTCTGGGGAACCTCCACAGGAAAGGGTCCCAAATCAG GTCTGACTGAAGCTGGAACAGGAAGTACCCTGAAGAGCAGCCTGTGCTCCCTCAGTGACATCAGCGACTCCGAGGACATTAGCaataaacacagtaaacactACAGCTGA
- the dzip1 gene encoding cilium assembly protein DZIP1 isoform X1, whose translation MPFHDRVYYPYTSDTQGTHSSAGIPSLLNSPLSQHSVNGHSVPAAGMTPSSGASTFLPFKFRPRRESVDWRRINAVDIDLVVSQLDVDILQEHISMVTFCSLDGERCQRCQSPVDPALVKLLQLAQLTVEWLLHCQEFLTLNLRAAEERLAAGGREREQLLAQQNKQEEKVKALTNELKQRKKVIRTQQSLLAPRIISSQKCPHCDKSFLNSSFLQNHMQRRHPDEYEIQLRSDSEKKSQIESLKLEISNLKEQIVQQQQDLQAKIAQEKEQQSVHKAVLRELDRFKAEEMARMDRKIEDSRDGMRREMEFLYTRNIQALNEANQNQTAKHEKSVSPVQSQPERDVDIYKEMQIQAIQKLEYQMKKQDKKWESRLQEIKAQHESEKNQLLNELSRMQSSLSEHQEQSQRLQQEMGRRLQEKEQTIKAQREQIRNISSNPPTKVVEIPVMVSAPAPEPKPKRVVLEEPVFALNLDPIQELSEEEKDSSSISERRPVEKKPEPVPEKKQRATTSALKRNPNIKREMRPELEQAVIKKLENLGVKADQSGLKNKELTSMLAKVHSKRESVAKGMPDYWQHWEEIASTVDQKLGGQMRGSNPASESQARSRQSVQVLQIRPRSSSLPSRATQSGPAVKQPKTPQPAPRTKSTTQPKTSTPNTKTALRTFTTKTPPFSSDEDSEEEVTDMEEEQPQKQQRGKSPQSRLNQATSVQIKASKASPVQARQAAPRHSFSSNPQQFHGSVGVTKTAVTNMSDDDEDEWSEVSELQEIDPRQLQGYKDQNGNVDKRNFGKENKINVLARKMEKQFAERAVKKPAGGVSVLPERNDEVQDLTYTDLEESSEWVVSSLEDKQEMSKPAQGSGPLRKSLDSPSTSVWGTSTGKGPKSAGLTEAGTGSTLKSSLCSLSDISDSEDISNKHSKHYS comes from the exons ATG CCATTTCACGACAGAGTCTACTACCCCTACACAAGTGACACCCAAGGGACCCACTCATCAGCAGGGATCCCGTCCCTCTTGAATTCCCCGCTCAGCCAGCACTCTGTAAACGGCCACTCTGTACCTGCAGCAGGCATGACTCCATCCAGCGGAGCCTCCACCTTTCTCCCCTTCAAGTTCCGTCCGCGAAGGGAGAGTGTGGACTGGCGGCGGATTAATGCAGTGGACATAGATCTGGTGGTGAGCCAGCTGGATGTGGACATTCTTCAGGAACACATCAGCATGGTGACCTTCTGCAGCCTGGACGGGGAGCGATGCCAGCGATGCCAGAGCCCCGTGGACCCGGCTCTGGTCAAGCTCCTGCAGCTGGCCCAGCTCACGGTGGAGTGGCTCCTCCACTGCCAGGAATTTCTTACCCTTAACCTGCGCGCGGCGGAGGAGAGACTGGCGGCTGGCGGCAGGGAGCGTGAGCAGCTGCTAGCTCAGCAGAacaagcaggaggagaaggtgaaggCGCTGACCAATGAGCTCAAGCAGAGGAAGAAGGTCATTCGCACCCAGCAGTCCCTGCTCGCACCTCGAATCATCAGCAGCCAGAAG tGTCCACATTGTGATAAATCCTTCCTCAATTCCTCCTTTCTCCAGAATCACATGCAGCGCCGACACCCTGATGAATATGAGATCC AGTTGCGATCAGACAGTGAAAAGAAATCTCAGATTGAAAGCCTCAAATTGGAGATCAGCAACCTGAAGGAACAGATTGTTCAACAGCAACAAGATCTGCAGGCCAAAATTGCTCAG GAAAAAGAGCAGCAGTCCGTGCACAAAGCTGtgctgagagaactggaccGTTTTAAGGCTGAGGAGATGGCTCGTATGGACAGAAAGATAGAAGACAGCAGGGATGGCATGCGCAGAGAGATGGAATTCCTCTACACCCGAAATATTCAAGCTCTCAAT GAGGcaaatcagaatcagacagCCAAGCATGAAAAATCGGTCAGTCCTGTTCAGTCACAGCCTGAGAGAGACGTGGACATCTACAAGGAGATGCAGATACAAGCCATCCAAAAGCTGGAATACCAGATGAAGAAACAG GATAAAAAGTGGGAATCCAGGCTACAAGAAATTAAGGCTCAACATGAGTCTGAAAAGAATCAG TTGCTGAATGAGCTGAGCAGAATGCAGTCATCTCTGTCCGAGCACCAGGAGCAAAGCcagaggctgcagcaggagatggggaggaggctgcaggagaAGGAGCAAACCATCaaggcacagagagagcag ATAAGGAATATTTCCTCAAATCCACCCACCAAAGTAGTGGAAATACCAG tgatgGTCAGTGCACCAGCACCAGAGCCAAAACCAAAGAGAGTTGTACTTG AGGAGCCAGTCTTTGCTCTTAACCTGGATCCTATACAGGAGCTGTcagaagaggagaaag ACTCGAGCAGCATCTCTGAGAGGAGGCCAGTGGAAAAGAAGCCTGAGCCTGTaccagagaagaaacagagggCGACCACCAGCGCTCTGAAAAGGAACCCCAACATCAAGAGAGAGATGCGACCAGAGCTTGAGCAGGCTGTTATTAAGAAGCTGGAGAACCTTGGGGTCAAGGCT gATCAGAGTGGTCTGAAGAATAAGGAGCTGACTTCCATGCTGGCCAAGGTGCATTCAAAGCGGGAGAGTGTTGCAAAGGGGATGCCTGACTACTGGCAGCACTGGGAGGAGATAGCCAGCACTGTGGACCAGAAGCTGGGCGGTCAGATGAGAGGCAGCAACCCTGCTTCAGAGTCACAGGCCAGATCCAGGCAGTCAGTTCAAG TGTTGCAGATCCGGCCCCGATCCAGTAGCCTTCCCTCCAGAGCCACCCAGTCTGGACCTGCAGTCAAACAGCCTAAGACCCCACAGCCAGCGCCAAGGACCAAGAGCACCACCCAACCCAAGACATCTACACCCAACACCAAGACTGCTCTGAGGACCTTCACAACCaa GACTCCTCCTTTCAGCTCAGATGAAGATTCTGAAGAAGAGGTcacagacatggaggaggaacagccccagaaacagcagaggggTAAATCACCACAGTCCAGACTGAACCAGGCGACCTCAGTCCAAATCAAAGCAAGCAAAGCCAGTCCGGTCCAGGCCAGGCAGGCTGCTCCCAGGCACTCATTCTCCTCCAACCCCCAGCAGTTCCACGGGTCAGTGGGTGTGACCAAGACGGCAGTCACAAATATGAGTGATGATGACGAGGACGAGTGGTCTGAAGTCAGTGAGCTGCAGGAGATTGACCCCAGACAGCTCCAGGGTTACAAAGACCAGAACGGCAACGTAGACAAGAGAAACTTTGGTAAAG AGAACAAAATCAATGTCCTGGCCAGAAAAATGGAGAAGCAGTTTGCAGAGAGAGCCGTAAAGAAACCAGCAGGGGGCGTCAGTGTTTTACCAGAGAGGAACGATGAGGTGCAGGACCTCACG tacaCAGATCTGGAGGAGAGCAGTGAGTGGGTGGTCTCCTCTTTAgaggacaaacaggaaatgtctAAACCAGCTCAGGGCTCTGGACCACTGAGGAAGAGTCTGGACTCACCCAGCACCAGTGTCTGGGGAACCTCCACAGGAAAGGGTCCCAAATCAG CAGGTCTGACTGAAGCTGGAACAGGAAGTACCCTGAAGAGCAGCCTGTGCTCCCTCAGTGACATCAGCGACTCCGAGGACATTAGCaataaacacagtaaacactACAGCTGA
- the dzip1 gene encoding cilium assembly protein DZIP1 isoform X3, producing the protein MPFHDRVYYPYTSDTQGTHSSAGIPSLLNSPLSQHSVNGHSVPAAGMTPSSGASTFLPFKFRPRRESVDWRRINAVDIDLVVSQLDVDILQEHISMVTFCSLDGERCQRCQSPVDPALVKLLQLAQLTVEWLLHCQEFLTLNLRAAEERLAAGGREREQLLAQQNKQEEKVKALTNELKQRKKVIRTQQSLLAPRIISSQKNHMQRRHPDEYEIQLRSDSEKKSQIESLKLEISNLKEQIVQQQQDLQAKIAQEKEQQSVHKAVLRELDRFKAEEMARMDRKIEDSRDGMRREMEFLYTRNIQALNEANQNQTAKHEKSVSPVQSQPERDVDIYKEMQIQAIQKLEYQMKKQDKKWESRLQEIKAQHESEKNQLLNELSRMQSSLSEHQEQSQRLQQEMGRRLQEKEQTIKAQREQIRNISSNPPTKVVEIPVMVSAPAPEPKPKRVVLEEPVFALNLDPIQELSEEEKDSSSISERRPVEKKPEPVPEKKQRATTSALKRNPNIKREMRPELEQAVIKKLENLGVKADQSGLKNKELTSMLAKVHSKRESVAKGMPDYWQHWEEIASTVDQKLGGQMRGSNPASESQARSRQSVQVLQIRPRSSSLPSRATQSGPAVKQPKTPQPAPRTKSTTQPKTSTPNTKTALRTFTTKTPPFSSDEDSEEEVTDMEEEQPQKQQRGKSPQSRLNQATSVQIKASKASPVQARQAAPRHSFSSNPQQFHGSVGVTKTAVTNMSDDDEDEWSEVSELQEIDPRQLQGYKDQNGNVDKRNFGKENKINVLARKMEKQFAERAVKKPAGGVSVLPERNDEVQDLTYTDLEESSEWVVSSLEDKQEMSKPAQGSGPLRKSLDSPSTSVWGTSTGKGPKSAGLTEAGTGSTLKSSLCSLSDISDSEDISNKHSKHYS; encoded by the exons ATG CCATTTCACGACAGAGTCTACTACCCCTACACAAGTGACACCCAAGGGACCCACTCATCAGCAGGGATCCCGTCCCTCTTGAATTCCCCGCTCAGCCAGCACTCTGTAAACGGCCACTCTGTACCTGCAGCAGGCATGACTCCATCCAGCGGAGCCTCCACCTTTCTCCCCTTCAAGTTCCGTCCGCGAAGGGAGAGTGTGGACTGGCGGCGGATTAATGCAGTGGACATAGATCTGGTGGTGAGCCAGCTGGATGTGGACATTCTTCAGGAACACATCAGCATGGTGACCTTCTGCAGCCTGGACGGGGAGCGATGCCAGCGATGCCAGAGCCCCGTGGACCCGGCTCTGGTCAAGCTCCTGCAGCTGGCCCAGCTCACGGTGGAGTGGCTCCTCCACTGCCAGGAATTTCTTACCCTTAACCTGCGCGCGGCGGAGGAGAGACTGGCGGCTGGCGGCAGGGAGCGTGAGCAGCTGCTAGCTCAGCAGAacaagcaggaggagaaggtgaaggCGCTGACCAATGAGCTCAAGCAGAGGAAGAAGGTCATTCGCACCCAGCAGTCCCTGCTCGCACCTCGAATCATCAGCAGCCAGAAG AATCACATGCAGCGCCGACACCCTGATGAATATGAGATCC AGTTGCGATCAGACAGTGAAAAGAAATCTCAGATTGAAAGCCTCAAATTGGAGATCAGCAACCTGAAGGAACAGATTGTTCAACAGCAACAAGATCTGCAGGCCAAAATTGCTCAG GAAAAAGAGCAGCAGTCCGTGCACAAAGCTGtgctgagagaactggaccGTTTTAAGGCTGAGGAGATGGCTCGTATGGACAGAAAGATAGAAGACAGCAGGGATGGCATGCGCAGAGAGATGGAATTCCTCTACACCCGAAATATTCAAGCTCTCAAT GAGGcaaatcagaatcagacagCCAAGCATGAAAAATCGGTCAGTCCTGTTCAGTCACAGCCTGAGAGAGACGTGGACATCTACAAGGAGATGCAGATACAAGCCATCCAAAAGCTGGAATACCAGATGAAGAAACAG GATAAAAAGTGGGAATCCAGGCTACAAGAAATTAAGGCTCAACATGAGTCTGAAAAGAATCAG TTGCTGAATGAGCTGAGCAGAATGCAGTCATCTCTGTCCGAGCACCAGGAGCAAAGCcagaggctgcagcaggagatggggaggaggctgcaggagaAGGAGCAAACCATCaaggcacagagagagcag ATAAGGAATATTTCCTCAAATCCACCCACCAAAGTAGTGGAAATACCAG tgatgGTCAGTGCACCAGCACCAGAGCCAAAACCAAAGAGAGTTGTACTTG AGGAGCCAGTCTTTGCTCTTAACCTGGATCCTATACAGGAGCTGTcagaagaggagaaag ACTCGAGCAGCATCTCTGAGAGGAGGCCAGTGGAAAAGAAGCCTGAGCCTGTaccagagaagaaacagagggCGACCACCAGCGCTCTGAAAAGGAACCCCAACATCAAGAGAGAGATGCGACCAGAGCTTGAGCAGGCTGTTATTAAGAAGCTGGAGAACCTTGGGGTCAAGGCT gATCAGAGTGGTCTGAAGAATAAGGAGCTGACTTCCATGCTGGCCAAGGTGCATTCAAAGCGGGAGAGTGTTGCAAAGGGGATGCCTGACTACTGGCAGCACTGGGAGGAGATAGCCAGCACTGTGGACCAGAAGCTGGGCGGTCAGATGAGAGGCAGCAACCCTGCTTCAGAGTCACAGGCCAGATCCAGGCAGTCAGTTCAAG TGTTGCAGATCCGGCCCCGATCCAGTAGCCTTCCCTCCAGAGCCACCCAGTCTGGACCTGCAGTCAAACAGCCTAAGACCCCACAGCCAGCGCCAAGGACCAAGAGCACCACCCAACCCAAGACATCTACACCCAACACCAAGACTGCTCTGAGGACCTTCACAACCaa GACTCCTCCTTTCAGCTCAGATGAAGATTCTGAAGAAGAGGTcacagacatggaggaggaacagccccagaaacagcagaggggTAAATCACCACAGTCCAGACTGAACCAGGCGACCTCAGTCCAAATCAAAGCAAGCAAAGCCAGTCCGGTCCAGGCCAGGCAGGCTGCTCCCAGGCACTCATTCTCCTCCAACCCCCAGCAGTTCCACGGGTCAGTGGGTGTGACCAAGACGGCAGTCACAAATATGAGTGATGATGACGAGGACGAGTGGTCTGAAGTCAGTGAGCTGCAGGAGATTGACCCCAGACAGCTCCAGGGTTACAAAGACCAGAACGGCAACGTAGACAAGAGAAACTTTGGTAAAG AGAACAAAATCAATGTCCTGGCCAGAAAAATGGAGAAGCAGTTTGCAGAGAGAGCCGTAAAGAAACCAGCAGGGGGCGTCAGTGTTTTACCAGAGAGGAACGATGAGGTGCAGGACCTCACG tacaCAGATCTGGAGGAGAGCAGTGAGTGGGTGGTCTCCTCTTTAgaggacaaacaggaaatgtctAAACCAGCTCAGGGCTCTGGACCACTGAGGAAGAGTCTGGACTCACCCAGCACCAGTGTCTGGGGAACCTCCACAGGAAAGGGTCCCAAATCAG CAGGTCTGACTGAAGCTGGAACAGGAAGTACCCTGAAGAGCAGCCTGTGCTCCCTCAGTGACATCAGCGACTCCGAGGACATTAGCaataaacacagtaaacactACAGCTGA
- the dzip1 gene encoding cilium assembly protein DZIP1 isoform X4, whose protein sequence is MPFHDRVYYPYTSDTQGTHSSAGIPSLLNSPLSQHSVNGHSVPAAGMTPSSGASTFLPFKFRPRRESVDWRRINAVDIDLVVSQLDVDILQEHISMVTFCSLDGERCQRCQSPVDPALVKLLQLAQLTVEWLLHCQEFLTLNLRAAEERLAAGGREREQLLAQQNKQEEKVKALTNELKQRKKVIRTQQSLLAPRIISSQKCPHCDKSFLNSSFLQNHMQRRHPDEYEIQLRSDSEKKSQIESLKLEISNLKEQIVQQQQDLQAKIAQEKEQQSVHKAVLRELDRFKAEEMARMDRKIEDSRDGMRREMEFLYTRNIQALNEANQNQTAKHEKSVSPVQSQPERDVDIYKEMQIQAIQKLEYQMKKQDKKWESRLQEIKAQHESEKNQLLNELSRMQSSLSEHQEQSQRLQQEMGRRLQEKEQTIKAQREQIRNISSNPPTKVVEIPVMVSAPAPEPKPKRVVLDSSSISERRPVEKKPEPVPEKKQRATTSALKRNPNIKREMRPELEQAVIKKLENLGVKADQSGLKNKELTSMLAKVHSKRESVAKGMPDYWQHWEEIASTVDQKLGGQMRGSNPASESQARSRQSVQVLQIRPRSSSLPSRATQSGPAVKQPKTPQPAPRTKSTTQPKTSTPNTKTALRTFTTKTPPFSSDEDSEEEVTDMEEEQPQKQQRGKSPQSRLNQATSVQIKASKASPVQARQAAPRHSFSSNPQQFHGSVGVTKTAVTNMSDDDEDEWSEVSELQEIDPRQLQGYKDQNGNVDKRNFGKENKINVLARKMEKQFAERAVKKPAGGVSVLPERNDEVQDLTYTDLEESSEWVVSSLEDKQEMSKPAQGSGPLRKSLDSPSTSVWGTSTGKGPKSAGLTEAGTGSTLKSSLCSLSDISDSEDISNKHSKHYS, encoded by the exons ATG CCATTTCACGACAGAGTCTACTACCCCTACACAAGTGACACCCAAGGGACCCACTCATCAGCAGGGATCCCGTCCCTCTTGAATTCCCCGCTCAGCCAGCACTCTGTAAACGGCCACTCTGTACCTGCAGCAGGCATGACTCCATCCAGCGGAGCCTCCACCTTTCTCCCCTTCAAGTTCCGTCCGCGAAGGGAGAGTGTGGACTGGCGGCGGATTAATGCAGTGGACATAGATCTGGTGGTGAGCCAGCTGGATGTGGACATTCTTCAGGAACACATCAGCATGGTGACCTTCTGCAGCCTGGACGGGGAGCGATGCCAGCGATGCCAGAGCCCCGTGGACCCGGCTCTGGTCAAGCTCCTGCAGCTGGCCCAGCTCACGGTGGAGTGGCTCCTCCACTGCCAGGAATTTCTTACCCTTAACCTGCGCGCGGCGGAGGAGAGACTGGCGGCTGGCGGCAGGGAGCGTGAGCAGCTGCTAGCTCAGCAGAacaagcaggaggagaaggtgaaggCGCTGACCAATGAGCTCAAGCAGAGGAAGAAGGTCATTCGCACCCAGCAGTCCCTGCTCGCACCTCGAATCATCAGCAGCCAGAAG tGTCCACATTGTGATAAATCCTTCCTCAATTCCTCCTTTCTCCAGAATCACATGCAGCGCCGACACCCTGATGAATATGAGATCC AGTTGCGATCAGACAGTGAAAAGAAATCTCAGATTGAAAGCCTCAAATTGGAGATCAGCAACCTGAAGGAACAGATTGTTCAACAGCAACAAGATCTGCAGGCCAAAATTGCTCAG GAAAAAGAGCAGCAGTCCGTGCACAAAGCTGtgctgagagaactggaccGTTTTAAGGCTGAGGAGATGGCTCGTATGGACAGAAAGATAGAAGACAGCAGGGATGGCATGCGCAGAGAGATGGAATTCCTCTACACCCGAAATATTCAAGCTCTCAAT GAGGcaaatcagaatcagacagCCAAGCATGAAAAATCGGTCAGTCCTGTTCAGTCACAGCCTGAGAGAGACGTGGACATCTACAAGGAGATGCAGATACAAGCCATCCAAAAGCTGGAATACCAGATGAAGAAACAG GATAAAAAGTGGGAATCCAGGCTACAAGAAATTAAGGCTCAACATGAGTCTGAAAAGAATCAG TTGCTGAATGAGCTGAGCAGAATGCAGTCATCTCTGTCCGAGCACCAGGAGCAAAGCcagaggctgcagcaggagatggggaggaggctgcaggagaAGGAGCAAACCATCaaggcacagagagagcag ATAAGGAATATTTCCTCAAATCCACCCACCAAAGTAGTGGAAATACCAG tgatgGTCAGTGCACCAGCACCAGAGCCAAAACCAAAGAGAGTTGTACTTG ACTCGAGCAGCATCTCTGAGAGGAGGCCAGTGGAAAAGAAGCCTGAGCCTGTaccagagaagaaacagagggCGACCACCAGCGCTCTGAAAAGGAACCCCAACATCAAGAGAGAGATGCGACCAGAGCTTGAGCAGGCTGTTATTAAGAAGCTGGAGAACCTTGGGGTCAAGGCT gATCAGAGTGGTCTGAAGAATAAGGAGCTGACTTCCATGCTGGCCAAGGTGCATTCAAAGCGGGAGAGTGTTGCAAAGGGGATGCCTGACTACTGGCAGCACTGGGAGGAGATAGCCAGCACTGTGGACCAGAAGCTGGGCGGTCAGATGAGAGGCAGCAACCCTGCTTCAGAGTCACAGGCCAGATCCAGGCAGTCAGTTCAAG TGTTGCAGATCCGGCCCCGATCCAGTAGCCTTCCCTCCAGAGCCACCCAGTCTGGACCTGCAGTCAAACAGCCTAAGACCCCACAGCCAGCGCCAAGGACCAAGAGCACCACCCAACCCAAGACATCTACACCCAACACCAAGACTGCTCTGAGGACCTTCACAACCaa GACTCCTCCTTTCAGCTCAGATGAAGATTCTGAAGAAGAGGTcacagacatggaggaggaacagccccagaaacagcagaggggTAAATCACCACAGTCCAGACTGAACCAGGCGACCTCAGTCCAAATCAAAGCAAGCAAAGCCAGTCCGGTCCAGGCCAGGCAGGCTGCTCCCAGGCACTCATTCTCCTCCAACCCCCAGCAGTTCCACGGGTCAGTGGGTGTGACCAAGACGGCAGTCACAAATATGAGTGATGATGACGAGGACGAGTGGTCTGAAGTCAGTGAGCTGCAGGAGATTGACCCCAGACAGCTCCAGGGTTACAAAGACCAGAACGGCAACGTAGACAAGAGAAACTTTGGTAAAG AGAACAAAATCAATGTCCTGGCCAGAAAAATGGAGAAGCAGTTTGCAGAGAGAGCCGTAAAGAAACCAGCAGGGGGCGTCAGTGTTTTACCAGAGAGGAACGATGAGGTGCAGGACCTCACG tacaCAGATCTGGAGGAGAGCAGTGAGTGGGTGGTCTCCTCTTTAgaggacaaacaggaaatgtctAAACCAGCTCAGGGCTCTGGACCACTGAGGAAGAGTCTGGACTCACCCAGCACCAGTGTCTGGGGAACCTCCACAGGAAAGGGTCCCAAATCAG CAGGTCTGACTGAAGCTGGAACAGGAAGTACCCTGAAGAGCAGCCTGTGCTCCCTCAGTGACATCAGCGACTCCGAGGACATTAGCaataaacacagtaaacactACAGCTGA